The Procambarus clarkii isolate CNS0578487 chromosome 66, FALCON_Pclarkii_2.0, whole genome shotgun sequence genome has a window encoding:
- the LOC138355298 gene encoding dynein heavy chain-like encodes MRLESKLQSLRDSRLLKFTGRETTLEVQGSLGVVQGSLGVVQGSLDVVQGSLDVLQGSLDVVQGSLGVVQGSLDVVQGSLDVLQGSLGVVQGSLGVVQGSLGVVQGSLGVVQGSLDVLQGSLDVVQGSLGVVQGSLDVVQGSLDVVQGSLDVVQGSLDVVQGSLGVVQGSLDVVQGSLDVVQGSLDVVQGSLDVVQGSLDVVQGSLDVVQGSLDVVQGSLDVLQGSLDVVQGSLGVVQGSLDVVQGSLDVVQGTYVPGFLQSGF; translated from the exons ATGCGTCTAGAGTCTAAATTACAGAGTCTAAGAGACTCTAGATTGCTGAA GTTCACCGGCCGCGAGACTACACTTGAGGTACAAGGTTCACTTGGCGTGGTACAAGGTTCACTTGGCGTGGTACAAGGTTCACTTGACGTGGTACAAGGTTCACTTGACGTGCTACAAGGTTCACTTGACGTGGTACAAGGTTCACTTGGCGTGGTACAAGGTTCACTTGACGTGGTACAAGGTTCACTTGACGTGCTACAAGGTTCACTTGGCGTGGTACAAGGTTCACTTGGCGTGGTACAAGGTTCACTTGGCGTGGTACAAGGTTCACTTGGCGTGGTACAAGGTTCACTTGACGTGCTACAAGGTTCACTTGACGTGGTACAAGGTTCACTTGGCGTGGTACAAGGTTCACTTGACGTGGTACAAGGTTCACTTGACGTGGTACAAGGTTCACTTGACGTGGTACAAGGTTCACTTGACGTGGTACAAGGTTCACTTGGCGTGGTACAAGGTTCACTTGACGTGGTACAAGGTTCACTTGACGTGGTACAAGGTTCACTTGACGTGGTACAAGGTTCACTTGACGTGGTACAAGGTTCACTTGACGTGGTACAAGGTTCACTTGACGTGGTACAAGGTTCACTTGACGTGGTACAAGGTTCACTTGACGTGCTACAAGGTTCACTTGACGTGGTACAAGGTTCACTTGGCGTGGTACAAGGTTCACTTGACGTGGTACAAGGTTCACTTGACGTGGTACAAGGGACGTATGTACCTGGATTTTTACAGAGTGGGTTCTGA
- the sll gene encoding adenosine 3'-phospho 5'-phosphosulfate transporter 1 produces the protein MSENSMVMDLANSWLGSLVLNLLCYSTILIPGYLLIQYFKKSKYIERAGSGVVSRLITSCVYGQSYDKLMTTDVPSSKSAVGERSAATKCLQLCFCFIGLQASYLTWGVLQEKIMTKEYQNFRGSIGHFKDSQFLVFVNRILAFMLAAAYLGFTRQPRHTAPIYKYSYCSFSNIMSSWCQYEALKYVTFPTQVLAKASKIIPTMIMGKIVSGKKYEYFEYVTAVLISAGMTMFLLGSTESKGSSSSTTTISGVIILIGYMSFDAFTSNWQGELFSQHKMSSVQMMCGVNLFSCLFTTAALVQQGSFSVSLNFMLTYPAFFWDSLILSICSATGQLFIYHTISVFGPVVFIIIMTIRQGLAILLSCIIYSHPVTVVGILGIVLVFTAIFLRVYCSHRLKQIQQRRAGADTAKV, from the exons ATGTCTGAAAATTCTATGGTCATGGATTTAGCTAACTCTTGGCTTGGAAGCCTAGTACTCAACCTGCTGTGTTATTCCACAATACTTATACCTGGATACCTCCTTATTCAGTACTTCAAGAAATCTAAATATATTGAAAGAGCAG GTTCTGGAGTTGTTTCTAGGCTCATTACATCATGTGTGTATGGGCAGAGTTATGATAAATTAATGACAACAGATGTACCTTCATCTAAGAGTGCTGTAGGTGAGAGAAGTGCAGCTACCAAGTGTttgcagctgtgcttctgctttatAGGCCTTCAGGCATCATATCTTACTTGGGGTGTTTTGCAGGAGAAAATCATGACAAAG GAGTACCAGAACTTCAGAGGCAGTATTGGTCACTTCAAGGACTCTCAGTTTTTGGTGTTTGTCAATCGCATTCTGGCGTTTATGTTAGCAGCGGCTTATCTTGGCTTTACCAGACAACCACGGCACACAGCACCTATCTACAAATATTCATACTGCTCATTTTCCAATATTATGAGCTCTTGGTGTCAGTATGAGGCACTCAAGTACGTTACCTTTCCCACACAG GTGTTGGCTAAGGCATCAAAAATTATTCCAACCATGATAATGGGCAAGATTGTTAGTGGAAAGAAGTACGAGTATTTCGAGTATGTGACGGCTGTGCTTATTTCCGCTGGCATGACCATGTTCCTTTTGGGGTCGACAGAATCAAAAGGAA gctcctccagcaccaccactatatcTGGGGTCATCATCCTTATTGGTTACATGTCATTTGACGCCTTCACTTCCAACTGGCAAGGAGAACTCTTCAGCCAGCACAAGATGTCCTCCGTACAGATGATGTGTGGTGTTAATctgttttcttgccttttcaccACTGCTGCTTTGGTGCAGCAGGGTAGCTTCAGTGTCTCTCTCAACTTCATGCTCACGTATCCCGCATTTTTCTGGGACAGTCTTATTCTCTCG ATTTGTTCTGCCACTGGCCAGCTGTTCATCTACCACACCATCTCTGTGTTTGGTCCGGTCGTTTTCATCATTATCATGACTATTCGTCAG GGTCTGGCCATCCTCTTGTCATGCATTATttattctcatcctgtaactgtgGTGGGCATTCTAGGAATCGTCTTGGTCTTCACAGCCATCTTTTTACGTGTTTACTGCAGTCATCGCCTCAAGCAGATCCAACAGAGGAGAGCTGGGGCCGACACAGCAAAGGTCTAA